Proteins from a genomic interval of Desulfobacteraceae bacterium:
- a CDS encoding rRNA pseudouridine synthase, with translation MALMRLQKYLSAAGFCSRRSGEAHIRRGGVTVNDRTVTALGTKVDPDRDTVAVDGQRVTLQEKSVYILLNKPTGYVTSCRHPGERVVLDLVSVPQRVFPVGRLDKDSRGLLLLTNDGRIHHRLAHPSFDHEKEYEVTVAAPIADGALMKMARGMPLMGTRTRPAAIRRLTARRFRIVLQEGRNRQIRRMVGKLGHKVIDLKRIRLANLSLGRLAEGTWRHLSQAEVTTLLNRTLPAAEPDAPSQKPPTQNRPD, from the coding sequence ATGGCCCTCATGCGCCTGCAAAAATACCTCTCCGCGGCCGGCTTCTGCTCGCGCCGCAGCGGTGAGGCACATATCCGTCGGGGGGGCGTGACAGTCAACGATCGGACGGTGACGGCGCTGGGCACCAAGGTGGACCCCGACCGGGACACGGTGGCGGTGGACGGCCAGAGGGTAACGCTCCAAGAAAAGAGCGTCTACATTCTGCTCAACAAGCCCACCGGGTATGTGACCAGCTGCCGGCACCCCGGTGAGCGGGTCGTCCTGGATCTGGTCAGCGTCCCCCAGCGGGTCTTTCCCGTGGGTCGGCTGGACAAGGATTCCCGCGGGCTGCTGCTTTTGACCAATGACGGCCGGATCCACCACCGGCTCGCACACCCGTCCTTCGACCACGAAAAGGAATACGAGGTGACGGTGGCGGCCCCGATCGCCGACGGGGCGCTGATGAAAATGGCCCGGGGCATGCCCCTGATGGGTACCCGCACCCGGCCGGCAGCGATCCGGCGGCTCACGGCCAGGCGCTTCCGCATCGTCCTGCAGGAGGGCCGCAACCGCCAGATTCGGCGCATGGTGGGCAAGTTGGGCCACAAGGTCATCGATCTCAAACGCATCCGTCTGGCGAATTTGAGCCTGGGGCGGTTGGCGGAGGGCACCTGGCGCCACCTGAGCCAAGCGGAGGTAACCACCCTGCTGAACCGCACCCTGCCCGCCGCAGAACCCGACGCGCCT